A single uncultured Methanolobus sp. DNA region contains:
- a CDS encoding phosphoadenosine phosphosulfate reductase family protein, with the protein MSKPLYLGELLLYWCPSCNVPVLGKECSCGAKTKQVTITPPGDIRPAFPYEIELINKISVEQFNAPLITDQRTVVLNKSPYDDRMEEVIVDGEVIGSIRFELEQLKWTLLLRINGARRIFGNVDHKTLSNWVMIDAGAEKFILGGSSVLAPGIKDADPSILEGEEVVVLTHEGKVLGVGRTRMTGEKMLERGKGVGVKVRFKEEPAEIKVPEGGQTWDDVVKANESYMNDFIERSHKFIKNVSSSVDRPVTVSYSGGKDSLAVLHLVSECLDKYDLLFADTGIEFPETVKNVHDVAEAYGRPLNMLDSGNAFWDSVDSFGPPSVEVRWCCKVCKLGPITQIINDNYDNGCLTFIGQRKYESDTRAKSERVWKNPWVGNQVAAAPIQNWTAMHVWLYIFKNDLLYNPLYAEGFDRIGCWLCPSCSVADLYRLRETHPEMEKKLNDYLLSYAERMGLSEDWVKHGFWRWKDLPAPLKEIAMKKGINLIPQSKNEYNLNFAVTTGYRPCKQGGISAEGGFDGPVDINRLELTGMLEAVGNSSYMEGVAMVTEDEDRAQVFASGSVTARSDSDKDARRLMRRVELSVRRALLCSGCGVCVGKCPSGAIKMKKGLAIINDRCTHCGQCISVCPVVKFNS; encoded by the coding sequence ATGTCCAAACCTCTTTATCTCGGTGAACTGCTCCTTTACTGGTGCCCTTCATGTAACGTTCCTGTACTCGGAAAAGAATGCTCCTGCGGGGCAAAGACCAAACAGGTAACTATTACTCCTCCGGGAGATATCAGACCTGCTTTTCCTTATGAAATTGAGCTTATCAATAAGATCTCTGTTGAACAGTTCAATGCACCACTTATCACAGACCAGCGCACAGTTGTACTTAACAAGTCTCCCTATGACGACCGTATGGAAGAGGTTATTGTAGATGGTGAGGTCATAGGCAGCATACGCTTTGAGCTTGAGCAGCTAAAATGGACACTTCTTCTAAGGATCAATGGTGCAAGGCGCATATTTGGTAATGTGGATCATAAGACCCTGAGTAACTGGGTTATGATCGATGCAGGTGCTGAGAAGTTCATTCTTGGTGGTTCCAGTGTACTTGCTCCAGGTATAAAGGATGCTGATCCTTCTATATTAGAAGGTGAAGAGGTAGTTGTCCTTACACATGAAGGGAAAGTCCTTGGTGTAGGCCGCACCCGCATGACCGGGGAGAAGATGCTCGAAAGAGGAAAGGGCGTTGGTGTAAAAGTGAGGTTCAAGGAGGAACCTGCTGAAATTAAAGTTCCAGAGGGTGGACAGACCTGGGACGATGTTGTAAAAGCCAACGAGAGCTACATGAATGATTTCATTGAGCGTTCCCACAAATTCATTAAAAATGTATCTTCATCCGTAGACCGTCCGGTCACAGTATCCTATTCAGGAGGAAAGGACAGTCTTGCAGTTCTGCATCTTGTAAGTGAGTGCCTTGATAAGTACGACCTTCTGTTTGCAGACACAGGTATCGAGTTCCCTGAAACTGTAAAGAATGTACACGATGTCGCAGAGGCCTATGGCAGACCTCTTAATATGCTGGACTCAGGAAATGCTTTCTGGGACTCAGTTGACAGTTTCGGCCCTCCAAGTGTTGAAGTTCGCTGGTGCTGCAAGGTCTGTAAACTTGGGCCAATAACTCAGATAATCAATGATAATTACGATAACGGATGTCTCACTTTCATCGGGCAGAGAAAGTATGAGTCTGATACAAGGGCAAAGAGTGAGCGTGTCTGGAAGAATCCGTGGGTAGGTAACCAGGTTGCAGCAGCTCCGATACAGAACTGGACTGCAATGCATGTTTGGCTCTACATTTTCAAGAATGACCTGCTCTACAACCCGCTTTACGCTGAAGGTTTTGACAGAATTGGGTGCTGGTTATGTCCGTCATGTTCTGTTGCAGACCTTTACAGACTCAGGGAAACCCATCCTGAAATGGAGAAGAAACTCAATGATTACCTGCTTTCCTATGCAGAGCGCATGGGTCTTTCAGAAGATTGGGTGAAGCATGGTTTCTGGAGATGGAAGGACCTGCCTGCTCCGCTAAAAGAGATTGCAATGAAAAAAGGGATCAACCTTATTCCGCAGAGTAAGAATGAGTACAATCTCAATTTTGCAGTAACCACAGGTTATAGACCATGCAAACAGGGCGGAATTTCTGCAGAAGGCGGTTTTGATGGTCCGGTTGATATCAACAGGCTGGAGCTAACCGGAATGCTGGAAGCGGTTGGAAATTCTTCTTACATGGAAGGCGTTGCAATGGTAACTGAGGATGAGGACCGCGCCCAGGTGTTTGCTTCAGGTAGCGTGACTGCCAGGAGTGATTCAGATAAGGATGCCCGCAGGCTCATGAGAAGAGTTGAACTCTCTGTCAGAAGGGCGCTTCTTTGCAGTGGCTGCGGTGTATGTGTTGGTAAATGCCCATCAGGTGCCATAAAAATGAAAAAAGGACTGGCTATCATCAATGACAGGTGTACACACTGTGGTCAGTGCATAAGTGTTTGTCCTGTTGTAAAATTCAATTCCTGA